The genomic stretch TTTGAGGATTTAGGGGTGAAAGCAGTTGATTTTTTCAATCTGACGAATGTTTCCTCGGACACCAGTAAAATTTTATGGTTCTATATGATTTACTATGGGCAAACTGAGCGCTAGCGGGCTATGGAGATCGAAGCATCGCGTGGACGGATGAATTTGGGTGCCCATTCTCCTGATGCAGTCGATAATGATATATGTTTTCCTTGCCCATGGTCAGTACCTACGGCACTGTTAGGATGCTGTATCCAATTTCTGTTACCAAGCCAATGCTCCTAATGGAGCATCCTTGCTGACACTTCTGGCGGCTAAAATAGTGAGAAGGGAGTCCTGGCCAATCCCACTAGGCATTTAAGCCTGGTAAAATCAGGTTGCCTCCAGGGGGCTTTGTGCCGTAGGAACAAAACTATTTCCCTGATCTATCCGCACAAGTGGGACAGTCCCGTGAATAATTTACCCACAGTATTCCACATAGAGCCAATTTTATCGTCTTTATTATACCATTCCCTGATGGAGTTTCTTCCTGCCGTCAGAAAGAGAGTAAAATTGGTTAATTGAAGTTATTTAACTACATACAAGCAGGGAAATCTCTTTTAGATGACTGCATATTCCATTAGCTATGCCATTCTAACAATGGCTTTGTCATTTCGACGAATAGCCTGTCTCGATACATCGGGAAGGAATCTCTTACTTAAAATTGAGATCCCTCTCCATGTCCGGATGACCACGAATTAGAATTTATAAGCGGTTTCCCTGCACAAACTAGTAATTCCATTATTCCAAGATGATGAAAAGCTTAGTTAAATTCAGCATTCCCATGGCTTTTTTACTTTACTACACCTTCAGCGTCACAGCGGATGATTTTACTGGAAATATAGTAGCTCTTTCCGCCTGGACTGGTAAAATGGTAAGCAAGGTAGAAGGTCTTCTGGCCATTTTTCGGCAGTTTTACCTTCGCTTGGTAGTGCTTTACTGTTTTGGATTTCCATTTTTCATCCCTGAAATCCATGTCCTCTGGTGATGATGCCTCCCAGAGCAGCACCTTGTCGGGTTTATGGTCATTGAAGCTGCATGAAACGGCCAAATGCTTATTTCCTGATTTTTCGACATCCATCTTTACCTGTGGCAGGGCTTGCCGGAGGCATTGGTATTCCAAGAAGGCGCTGAGGTTTTGGAGGGCGACTTCCCCATTTCCCAGTCCATGTTCCACATTTGGAATGTACACCAAATCATTGTCTCCCGGGATTTCAGCCCAATAGTTTTTGGCCGCATCGATGGGCCAATAGGGGTCATTGGTGCCCATGAAAACCAGCTTGGGCATATCCAACTGGTCACGATAAGCATAAGGGTCTACCATGGAAATAGTGGCGGTTCCTTCTGGGGTGTTGGAGGTCTGTGGGATGCCGAGATCCACGTAATCTTGAATTTCAGGACTATAATCCTGCCACATTTCTATTTGATATTGCAAGCTGACGGGCATGTTCAGCACATCGATCACCATCGGTGCGATGGCATTGACACGGCTATCTTGACTTCCGGTCAGCCATGTGGTCCAGCCTCTTTTGGATAAGCCTGTCAGTAGAAAATGGTTAAGGATATGGCCGGTTTCATCTTTTGAAAATGCCGTGATGGCGTCCATAGCGCGTTGGACGGATTTTACCATGGGAAAGAGCAGCGGCCACGTTTCATCACCCGTTTCTTGGTATTGGTGCAGGGTATAAGAGATGATTTCATCTTCTACTTTTCCATCAAAAATCGGTTGGTTGGGCACTTGGAAGATGGCAGCGACGATGGCTTTGTTATCGATTGCCAAATTTTCAAGGCCCTTAACGACGGCATCATCACGGTCCCGTTGCTTTGGCAGGTTATTTTCCAGCCGGCCGCCACCGATATAAAGCATGGCCTGATCATACCTAACTTGGTCAGGCACCAGAATCACCAATCGGTGATTCCAGATATAGTCCTTCCACTTTTGGGAGGTGAGCAACAGCTCGTATTGTGTTTGGTGAGCGGATTTGATTTTATCCACTAGCTCCACCGCAAATTCTGGCGAAGGCGATGATAGAAAATTGGTGATGGCTTCGTTTTTTTCCTGAGCAAAGGCAGAAATTACGAAGGCTCCAGTCATCAACATGACCAGTATACTGTGACGTAAGTGATGCATCTTCATATAAAATTAACAACAAACAATAGCCCATAAGGGCTGATCCAAAGTTTAACTAGTGTAAAGTGTTTAAAAAGAAGAAGACAACTAAAATTACTTAAAAAAATATAAACCACAAGTGAAAAATATAAATATGATTAACTCCAAATCATTGGTTTTGAGTGTGTTACTGCTATGTCTTTTATGTGGATTCAAACTAGAGGTATCCGGTAAGTCCATCCTGGATCAAGATTCAGTTAGTTTTCCAGATAAGGTCCATTTGATGCCTACAGCAAAGCCAGACAGGATTATTCTCAATTTGGCAGCCAATCCATTGGAAGCAGTAGGCATCAACTGGCGCACGGCTGCCTCTGAATCGACCTCTTTCCTTCAGTTTGCTGTGGCTACAGCAGGGCCAGCATTCAGTAAAAAAGCTGAAACTGTGACTGCTACAACGAGTTACCTGGAAACACAACAAGACGATGAACCTGTGATCAGGGCCCATTACCACGAGGTGGATCTGACAGGGCTGACTCCAGGTCAAACTTACGTGTACCGAGTGGGATCAGATAAGGTCTGGAGTGAATGGTTTCAATTTAAAATGCCCAAGAAAGACGGTCCCGTTAGCTTGTTCTACTTTGGAGATGCCCAAAATGACGTTTCCTCCAAATGGAGCCGGGTCATTCGAGAAGCCTGTTTCCAATTTCCTCGGGTAGACTTTATGCTGTATGCGGGAGACCTGATCAATTATGAAGACGCGGACTTTGAGTGGGGAGGATGGTTTGAAGCTGGAAGTTTTGTCCATGCATCTGTACCGGTCATGATGACTCCCGGAAATCATGAATATGCCAAAGGTGTGATCCTGTCCAAGCACTGGAAACCTCAGTTTAACTTGCCTGAAAACGGGCCGGAAGGCTTGGAAGAAATGGCCTATGAAGTGAATTATCCAGATTTAAAGGTGATTTCATTGGATGCGGAACAAATAGATGAAATCCCAGCTCAAAAGATGGCTCAAGTAAAATGGCTAAGGGAAATCCTGGAAAAGAATCCAAAAAAGTGGACGATCATTACGTTTCATTATCCGATTTACTCCACCAAACCCAATCGCATCAATGAAGATATGCTAGCGTATATCAAACCCGTGCTCGAGGAATATAAAGTGGATATGGTGCTCCAAGGCCATGACCATGCCTATGCCCGTGGTCGTGTGACTTCTAAAAATGGAAAGGAATTATTGGGTGAAGGGCCAATGTATGTGGTATCAGTAAGTGGTCCTAAAATGTATGATATAGGAGATGACCCTTGGATGGACAGAAGGGCCTATATGACCCAGCTTTTCCAATGGATCAATATCGGTGGAGACCAACTGGAGTATCAGGCACTTACGGCCACTGGTGAACTGTATGATGCCTTTATCCTCCAAAAAGATGAGCAAGGGAAAAATACGCTAATAAATCACATTCCTGCCACCAAAGAGCGGGTTGGGGATAATAATCCCTGAATTTTAGGAAAAGGCTATAAGTACAACGTTTTTGTCTTTCGCTGGTTCTGGCCAGTTTGTTTTTCAGGAAAATGGTTTTTAGATGAGCGACTGTGTATTCTACTAGCTACGCTATTCTAACAATGCCTTTGTCATCCCGACGAAAGGAGGAATCTCTTAGTTAAAATTGAGATTCCTCCTCAAGTCGGAATGACATCGAATTAAAAATTGTGATTTATACAACATTTCTTTTAAAAGCGATTACCCTGGCCTGTTTTTGGGTTCGGTATGCCAAGCCCAGGTAGCCGACATCCTAGCAAACCATCCCTATACTAAAAGATGCTCTGATTGCCTTCAAGGACAAGGTGATGGTAGATATGGACATGAAGACAGACCAGGCAGATACCGTACTCCCAGTGGTGGAAGAACTGGGTACAGCTGTTAATATTACTGAGGATTTACAGGGCGAGTGAATGGGTGCCAGGACAACTGGCTATTGAATCCTATCCGAAACTACAAGAGCTGTTTTGTGGTGAGTGTTGAAGAATTTTACGACGATTGGGTATCGTTTTTTTCAGCTTTTTTGATAGTTGGGATACTATATTCTGCCCTTATTTCCGGACTGTCCTGATAGCAGACGGGCGAGGAGGGAGCTGCTTTTGGGCTAGGTGGTGGAGCATCTTTATTTTTACGCTGTTTGGACATGTTGGTTTAAGTAATTTTAATGTTAAATAAGTGATATCAAGTGATTTAAGCAAGTTTAATCCTAATTTTATTCATTACTTACCAAATGGTAATAGAGGTCTTCCGCTGCTTTTCGATTTTTGGAGAAAAGAATAAAACAGATGAAAAAAGTATTGCTAACAGGAGTGACAGGTTTTTTGGGTGCTCATACGGCCATTCGACTTTTGGAAAAGGGTTATGCCGTTACAGGGACATTTCGGAGCCAGAACAGAGCCAATGCCATCAGAAAGTTGATTGCTTCCCATACTGATAAGACTGCTTACCTAACATTAGAAGAAGCCGACCTGAATGATCCGATAGTTTGGAAGACCCTGACCAAGGAAGTGGATTTCGTTCAACATATAGCATCTCCATTTCCCAGGAACATGCCAAAACATGAGGAGGAACTCATCCATCCGGCCAAAGAAGGCACCCTGAACGTTTTGCGTGCTGCCCAAGGCAATGGGGTGAAGCGGGTAGTGGTGACCTCATCCATTGCAGCGGTAGTCTATGGTAAATCCTCTGATACGCTAACCAAAACCATGGATGAGGCAGATTGGACAGATCCTTCTAACCGAAAAGACACCACGCCTTATTTCCGAAGCAAGGCCATTGCCGAAAAGGCCGCTTGGGATTTTGCTTTTAAGCACCCTGAAATGGAATTGGTGACTGTATTGCCGGGGGCGATTCTTGGGCCGGTGTTGGAAGCTGATTTTGGAACATCGGCAAATATCGTGATCAAGCTACTGGATGGTAGCACCCCTGCTTTACCAAAGATTGGTTTTGATATCATCGATGTAAGATCAGTGGCAGATTTGCTTATATTGGCAATGGAAAAGAAACAAGCTGCCCATAACCGTTACCTGGCTTCTTCCGGATATCGAATGTTTAGTGAAATTGCTAAAGTGCTAAAGGAGAATTTCCCCGACCGGAAGCTGCCATCTTGGGAAATGCCCAATTTTTTGGTGAGGGTGTTTGCCAAAATTGATCCTTCAGTAGGTCCGATATTAGTGGATTTGGGAATAAAAAGGAAAGTCAATAATCAAAAAGCTGTTCGGGAGTTGGGTTGGAAGCCTAAATCCGTTGAGGAAGCGATTGTTTCTTGCGCCGAAAGTGTTATTGAAAAGGGAATTGTGAAATAAAATGGAAAAACTTACACGTGCATTGGAATTTGGAGGCATCCTTTCTGAGGGGGACATTGGTGCCGTAGCAGGTTCCTTCCGACAGAAAATGCTTAATTCTGGTGATCATTTTCACCGTATTGGAAAGGTTGCCAAAGAAATAGCCTTTGTAAACCATGGAGCGATACGGGTGTATGCCGCCGAAGCCAACGGAACTGAGGTCACCAAATATTTTGTCAGGCCAAACCAGTTTGCAGTGGAGCTTGAAAGTTATTATTCCGGACAGGTAGGGAAGGACGGTATTCAGGCAGTGATACCTACCGAAGTGTTTATTATCCACCAGAATACCTTTCAGCAGTTGTTGGAGAAAATTCCTAATTTGTTTATTTATTTTAAGGCAGTATCAGAAGCGCACTTGTTAAATAAAATCACAGACGGTGATTTTTTGAATTACGGTAGTTCGAAGACCAAATATGTGGAGTTTCTGCGTAGGTATCCTGATTTGGCCCATCAGGTTCCTTTGCAGTATATTGCTTCATATCTAAAAATTACGCCGCAATCTCTGAGCAGGATCAGGCGACAGTTGATGGAGGATAGGGTTTGATATGCTTCGCCACATGCGAGGGACTTGATGTGGTAACCTCCTTAATTTAAGTTGTTAGTACCTGTCCCCATTTTTAATATTCAATCGTCATAAGGGTGAATCAAAAATAATAAAACGATGAAAGAATTTGCATTGATTTTCAGACTTAAGGACATGGCGGATTTCAAGCCATCTCCAGAACAAATGCAGGAGCGCATGAATTGGCTTGGGGGAATTGCCGCCCAAAACAAGCTGGTGGATAAAGGAAACACCTTACTTCCAATCCCGGGTAGTGCCAAAACGGTCAAGCCAGACAATGTGATCACTGATGGCCCCTATACCGAAATAAAGGAATTTATCAGTGGTTATATTGTGGTCAAGGCAGCGGATATTGACGAAGCTGTGGAAATGGCGCAAGGAAACCCAATCTTTAAGATTGGCGGGAACATAGAAGTGAGGGAAGTATTGAAAAGGGATTAGTTTTGGCAAAAACGAATAGCTATCCTGAGCTTTTGCCTCACCTGTTCAGAGAGGAATATTCCAAGATGACGGCCGTGCTGTGCCGTCATTTTGGCTTAAAGCATATAGAGATAGCTGAGGATATCGTAAGCGATGCATTTTTAAAGGCCTCAGAAATATGGGCACTTGAAGGAGTTCCTGAAAACCCTAGAGCATGGCTCTATAAAGTGGCCAAAAATAAAACCAAGGACTATTTTAAGCACTTATATGTATTTGAGGAAAAGGTAAAAACTGATTTGCCGAAAACAATGATGGCCGAGACGCAAGTAGCCTTTGACGAGGAAAACATCAGAGATAGCCAGCTAGCCATGATATTTGTGGTTTGCTCACCGATTAACGCTCAAGAAAGCCAGATATCCCTGGCGCTGCAAATTCTATGTGGCTTCAGTGTAGAAGAGATTGCCAATGCTTTTTTGTCCAAAAGGGAAACCATCAAAAAGAGACTGCTCCGTGCGCGAAAGAACCTTCGAAAAGCCAATTTTGATATCCAATTACTCTCTGACAATGCCATTCAAGAGCGGCTTTCGCCAGTATTAAGAACCATATATTTATTGTTCAACGAAGGTTATTCTTCCAATCATCCCGAGCATCCCATTCGCAAAGAACTTTGTTCAGAGGCAATGAGGCTGGCGGTTGTTTTAACAGAAAATGACATTACCAATTTACCAGTGACCAACGCTTTGTTGGCATTAATGTGTTTTCAGGCTTCGCGATTGGAGGCCAGACAGGAGGAGAATGGCGAGGTCATCCTTTTTGAAGAGCAGGACAAGTCCAAGTGGGATCAATCCCTTATCCAAAGAGGAAATTATTTTTTGATCGAAGCCTGCAAGGGAGAGCAGCTTTCAAAGTACCATTTGGAGGCAGCTATTGCATACTGGCATTCCGCTGCAGTGGGAGAAGAAAAATGGCCACATATCTTGCAAAGGTACAACCAGCTTATCCTTATTGAATATTCACCGATCACTGCTATGAATAGGGTATTTGCATATTCCAAAGTATATGGAGCAAAGAGCGCATTGATGGAGGCTGAAAAATTAGATTTGGCTGATAATAGCCATTACCATGCCTTGATGGGATATTTGTTTGCTAACGAAATTCCCGAAAAGGCAGTGGCATATTATACAAGTGCTATCCAACTGAGCAACTCAAAAAGTGAAAAATTGACCTTACAGAAACAACTCGATCGGATGAAGTCGAAAAAGCAATGAAAGATGATGATTCTGCATACTTCCAGAAAAAAACACCCAATGCTTATTCTTACTTGTTGGGGCAGGTTTTGAAAAGGGAAATTTTAAGAGATGCCCAATACGCTCCACTTTGGGGTGTGTGAAGAAATCATCAGATCAGGGGGTCAACTGTTTTTCTTCCCTATTGATAGAAAAAACAAACAATCGCCCCCAAAAATAATGACTTTACAATTCCTTTCCATTGATCTTGACATTTTTCATGATCAAGTTGTCGATATATTCCGGCTTGGTTTCTTGGTCCGGTGAGGTAGACAGCTTAACGTTTTCCATGGTCACATTGGAGACTTTATATTGATCAGAAGCCCTGGAATTAAAGATCCGATCACAATCTAGATCGATATTACGGAAAGTAATGTGATTACCTTTTGAGAACTTGATGCCCGTTTCGCCCTTGAGGTCAAAGAATTGCGTCCATGGACTGAAGTTAAACATGTTTTTGGCACTGCCCGTGATATCTTCAAGAGTGATGTACTCATAGTTTTGTGGTGTATCAGGGCGCATTTTTAGCAGAAATAGGCGCTTGGCATCCGTAACTTTTATCCTTCTTAAAATGATGTTCCTATTGTGAATAGATTCACTGCCGCAGGTCAATGCACTATGGCAAAATCCAAATTCGCAGTCTTCCACAATGATATTATAATTTCCTCCATTGTTGGGGTCAGTATCGGCTTTAGGGCCTTTACCTCCCTTGAGTGCAATCGCATCGTCATTGACAGACATAAAGCAATTTTTTACCAATACGTTTTTACAGGCATCTAAGTCGATGGCATCTGAGCTCGGTGCTTTTTCAGTGGTGTGGGGAGCAAAAATATGGAGGTTCAGAATTTTCACATTTTCACATTTGTAATAGTGCGATGTCCAGAAAGGGGAGTTGATCAGGCGGATGCCAGATACTTGGATATTTTTACTGTTAGAAATATAAAGCACACGTGGACGCATTTCGTCCATGTTGGTACAGTTTTTATTAAACTGACGGCGGATCCAGAAATGACGCCAGTAGCGGTGGCCATTGCCATTAAGGGTGCCTTTCCCGGAAATGGTAAAACCGTCCATTCCATCGGCATTTACCAAAGCGGCAAAGTACTTCAGCGTTTGTCCTTCCATTCTAGTTTCCAATAATTTGAAATGGGTAATGTCATCGCTTCCTTTCAGGACCGCGTTTCTTTCGAGGTGTAGGTGAGTGCCTGGTTTGAAAAACAGGGATCCACTTAGGAAGGTGCCCGCTGGAACGATAATCACGCCACCACCTTGCTCATGTGCTTGGTCAATGACTGCTTGGATCTTTTCGGTCTGTAAAACCGTGCTGTCACTGACCACGCCATAATCTGTGATCCGGTAGTGTTTTCCCAATTTATCGATATCGGTGGGTTCGATTTCCCTAAACCAATCGGGGATGGGCGTGCCATCCGGAAATACGTCGTCCTGAGCCATTACCGGGCCTAAACTGGTCATTAACATAAAAAAAAGGAAGAGGAAACTTTTCATGGATGAATCTTGGATTTATACGTTTTAGTTGTGTTTAAATGCGGGCTAATTACTTATGGTTGGAAATTAATTGATTGGGTTTACATATCAATCCTGTATCGTTATGGTTTCCTGTAAGAAAGTGGGAGACAGGGTAGGTTTTCTGCCATTTGGGTGCCTCAATTTAGAAAGGCCTTACACTGAAAAGGAGCAGAAGATAGATCAAGGAATATTGCTGGGGAGCCTGCTATCAATCAATAAAAACACTTATTTGTATCAATGGGGAGGGCAAAGGTGCAGAGGCAATAAGGAAAGTCCCCTCACTGCCTCTGTGATGATTTGGCCTTGTAGACTGGTATTCCATGATTTATGGAGAAGGCCTTTGGGCTTTGGAAAACCGTGCCTTCTAGGAGTGGTTTTGCCGGTCATATCTTTCTATTTCACTGATTCACTAATTAGCCTCACCATCAAGTCATTAAGGTATTCGACCTCATATTCTCCGATGGAGGGTTCCAAGTGGTCATGACCGATGCCGCTGTGGTTGGTAATGAAAACATAGGTGCCATTGGTGATGATGCCTAAGAATCGCATTAGAAATTCGGTTTCCTTATCTATTCCACTAGCGGTAACAGGGATGATTTTGATGCCTTTGGCGGCAGCCAATTTGGTAAGGTCATGGATTTCATCTATGATTTGGTCGTCATGATGTGGCGGGGCATCCAGCAATAAAAAGAGTAGCCTCGTCTTGGCTTGAGTGGACCATTGCAAGTCGTTCATGGCTTTGGAAAGTGCCGTATGGACGGCCTCAGGAAAATCACCGCCTCCATTGGCTTCTTGGTCTTTTATAAATGACAGCGTAGTTTCTATAGTGGAAGTGAAGGGAGATTGGCGGGTCAAGTATTCATCGCCAGTATCCCGGTAAAATACCGTTCCAGTTAAAAATTCCGTTCTAGGGTTTTCTGATTTTGCCCTTTGGATTACATCGAGCAGCTCAGTCTTTAAATATTTCAATTCATCCCCCATGGATCCGGTCGCATCCACTACAAAGGCGATTTCTGCTTGATTTGAAGGGTAGTTACTCGGCGTATAGGCGATTTGAAGGGGGTGTTGGGAATTGGTTTGGGAGACATTGATAATTTTATTGCCACCATCGATAGCAATGGTCAGGTTTTCTGCCTTTACTCTTGCCAATGCATTAGTGAAGACATCTCCCCATAATTCTACTCGGCCTTTATTGTCTGTCCTTGCCTGCCAAATGGTTTCATTACCAGCCTTCAATGAGACAGGAACATCTACAACAGGTTGTCCATTGGGTCGATTGATGTGAATAGGAATCCGGTGTTGGAAGTCCATTCCCCAATATTCGGGCATGTGCTCAAAATCCTTTTCGTTAAATAGGTTTTGCCAAAATTCCCATTGGCTCAGGTCATGCCATTCCCCGGCGGTAATCACTCCGGGCTGTGGTGCCTGGCCCTGGCCATTTCCACTTCCTGAAGAAGCTCCTTCACCTGAAAATGAACCATCAAGCTTGCCGTAACTGGCATCGGATTCAGGGTCTGAATTACCCAAGTGACTTTCACAGCCCAAAAGACTTATTATGCCAGCCAAAAATAAAAAAGAAGGTAGTAATGATCTTTTCATAATAAAATAGATTTAGGTCTTAATGTCCTGACGAAATTTAATCTGTTTTTGTCTCACCGAATAGGGAAATATTTCGTCTATTGGTTTTTAACCTTATCAATAGTGTTCTGGCTCCCTTGTTTTTCATGAGTGGCTGCCAGGGCCCTTCCAAAGAAGGACAGGAAGGGCCAAAACGATCCAATATAATTCTGATCATGTCAGATGATATGTAACATTCGGACATAAACATTCCTGAATCAGGAATATTATCTGGCGGCTTGTCAGTGAAATGTTTATTGTGGATAAAACGTTGTTTTTATGCTCTCAAAATATATGGAAAGGCGCTGGATATTCGTCTTTTGACGCTTCTATTATTTGAATCTATGCATTTGGAAGTGGTTGGAACTATGGGGTTTAATGGTTTCCTGTTTAATAACCATCAATTAAATAACAAATTTCTGTCACGACTTAAAAACTCAGATCATTTTTACTTCGTGATTTTATGGAATGAATTTTTTATTTGGGGAATTATCGTTAAGTTTAAATGTTTAAACATATAAGCTTTTCAATAACCCAAAAAACTATGAAAACACATTTATGCTTACACACAAAGTATGAAGTGATGTGGAAGGTCCCCGTGGCCTGTATCGCTTTTATGCTTTTGTTGTTGTTCCAGATGACGGGTTATGCCCAAGAGCAGGGCAAAACCTACAATGGTGTGGTGTATGACAATGCCACCAAAGAACCACTCCCGGGAGTGAACATCCTTGTAAAGGGTACAGGACAAGGGGTTGTCAGTGATATTGACGGTAAGTTTAGCATTACCATTGACACCCCGGATCCGGTTTTGATCTTCAGTTTTATCGGTATGGAATCACTGGAATATCCCCTTACAGGACAGACCGAGCTCGAGATCAATATGGATCCCAGCGAGGATAGCCTCGATGAGGTAGTCGTAGTGGGGTATGGTACCCAGAAAAAATCTGACCTGACCGGTTCGGTAGGTGTGGTCGGAGGGGATGAAATCCTCAAAGCGCCAGTGGCAAATGCCCTACAGGGTATGAAGGGAAAAGTAGCCGGCGTAAATGTATTTTTGAACTCAGGGTCACCATCCTCCAGTCCCAGGGTACTTATACGCGGATTAGGAACCATTAACTCGTCATCTCAGCCGCTCTATGTGGTAGATGGCGTGGTCATGGAGAACATAGAATTTTTAAATCCCAATGACATTGAGAGCATGGAAGTCTTGAAAGATGCTTCTTCCACCGCAATCTATGGTGCACGTGGGGCCAACGGTGTGGTAATGGTCACCACCAAAAGAGGGGCCAAAAACACCGGCACCACTATTGGATATGATGGCTATTTCAGTGTAGGGGTACTGCCAAAAAAAATGGATGTGCTCAATGCGGAGGAATTTATGGAAGTCCTGGAACAGGGATTTGCCAACCACAATAAATATCGACCGGATTCGCCCATTCCGGATTTTACCAAAAACGATCCTAATCTTTTTGATGAAAATGGCAATCCGTTATATGATACCGATTGGCAGGAGGAAGCTACCAGGACTGCCCTTTCCCATAACCATCAATTGTCCTATCGTTCCAAGGCGGAGAAATCCTCTTTTGGTGCCTTTGTCAATTATACCGACATGCAGGGCATTATGCTGAACAACTATCTAAAACGTGTAAATGGCAAGTTTGCATTCGATGCCGATCCAAAAGAATGGCTTTCGGTTGGGCTGAACCTGTTGGCCAACAGTACAACCGAGAACGTATTTGAGGAAAGTGGGGGTCACCAGATGCCAAGACGTTCCATGATCGAGATGCCTGCCATTTTCCCTGTCAAGTTTCCCGACGGCACTTGGAGCAATTCCAGTATGGTCGAAGATCCCTATGGATTAGAAGCCATTCCCAATCCTGTACACGTGCTGACCACACAGGACAGGCTTAGAAAAAGGACCAAACTGTTCGGGAACATCTATACGACTTTCCATATCCTTCCCGGACTTGATCTTAGAACA from Echinicola soli encodes the following:
- a CDS encoding vWA domain-containing protein; this translates as MKRSLLPSFLFLAGIISLLGCESHLGNSDPESDASYGKLDGSFSGEGASSGSGNGQGQAPQPGVITAGEWHDLSQWEFWQNLFNEKDFEHMPEYWGMDFQHRIPIHINRPNGQPVVDVPVSLKAGNETIWQARTDNKGRVELWGDVFTNALARVKAENLTIAIDGGNKIINVSQTNSQHPLQIAYTPSNYPSNQAEIAFVVDATGSMGDELKYLKTELLDVIQRAKSENPRTEFLTGTVFYRDTGDEYLTRQSPFTSTIETTLSFIKDQEANGGGDFPEAVHTALSKAMNDLQWSTQAKTRLLFLLLDAPPHHDDQIIDEIHDLTKLAAAKGIKIIPVTASGIDKETEFLMRFLGIITNGTYVFITNHSGIGHDHLEPSIGEYEVEYLNDLMVRLISESVK